TGTATGGGAGCCAGGTGTGAGGGCTGATGGGTTATAGTTTAGGGTAGCCACACCAGTAGCCCCGGTGATAGCTGATCCCACTACTGTGCCATCCACTGTGAAGCTTATGGTTGCCCCCGCAACCCCAGCACCAGTATCAGTGCGAGTCAGGGTAGCGGTGAATACCACAGGACCACTAGAACCAACCACCACCGAGCTAGGCGCTATGCTAAGCACCAGGCTGGTGTCAACCGATGGTGGCGGTAGGACTTGCACGGTGTAAGATTTGCTGTCCGAGACCTGGTCCCCGCCGGTGGGGAATGTTCTAGAAGGAGAGATGCTGGTGACTTGTGCGTTGAGTATGATTTCGCCTGTAGCAGGGCCGGTGGGCGCTTGGAAGGTCCAAGTGAAGTAGATAGGTGTCCCCTTTGCCAACCCGGAGAAGGTGCCTGATGTAGGTGGTCCACTTAGCAAAGTCAACCCTGAGTATATGAGTTGGTAGGTTCCACTCATGGTGCGATCTTTGTCGTCAGCAGTATTGTCGTTCGAAATGCTGAATGTCACGCTGAAGGTTGCCCCGCTGAGTACGTTCAATGACGCTGCGGTTGGTTCCACCCTTTTAACGTTGAGAAAAAGAGTCTCGCTGAAAGCTGCTGGGATGATCGATAGAAAAGAGATGAGAA
This genomic interval from Nitrososphaerota archaeon contains the following:
- a CDS encoding Ig-like domain repeat protein, with translation MSRSSTRYQAILLIGVLISFLSIIPAAFSETLFLNVKRVEPTAASLNVLSGATFSVTFSISNDNTADDKDRTMSGTYQLIYSGLTLLSGPPTSGTFSGLAKGTPIYFTWTFQAPTGPATGEIILNAQVTSISPSRTFPTGGDQVSDSKSYTVQVLPPPSVDTSLVLSIAPSSVVVGSSGPVVFTATLTRTDTGAGVAGATISFTVDGTVVGSAITGATGVATLNYNPSALTPGSHTVQASFAGQTIGGITFNPSTSNTQTLQVIYNFIGFLPPLGSGTFKAGSTIPAKFQLTDYYGNYISDAKAQIWVDSNPGTSSGSSNNENYFRYDSTNNQYIFNLSTKGMSPGTYTITVTLDDGKAYSTTITLK